The following coding sequences lie in one Chthonomonadales bacterium genomic window:
- the sufB gene encoding Fe-S cluster assembly protein SufB, translating to MSTATQSIEELAQQEYRYGFETDIEADTLPRGLNEHIVRALSAKKEEPEWLLEWRLKAYRKWVTMEAPDWPNVRYPAIDYQDIIYYAAPKGAKEAPKSLDEVDPELRRTFEKLGIPLEEQKLLAGVAVDAVFDSVSVATTFKAKLREAGIIFCSFSEAVREHPDLVREYMGSVVPYSDNYFAALNAAVFSDGTFCYIPKGVRCPMELSTYFRINARDTGQFERTLIVAEAGAYVSYLEGCTAPKRDENQLHAAVVELVAHESATIKYSTVQNWYPGDKEGRGGIYNFVTKRGKCQGANAKITWTQVETGSAITWKYPSCILLGDNSVGEFYSVAVTNNMQQADTGTKMIHIGRNTRSTIVSKGISAGKGQNTYRGLVKVNPGAVGARNYSQCDSLLIGDRCGAHTFPYIDVRNPTAQVEHEASTSKIGEDQIFYCRQRGLSTEDAVNMIVNGFCKEVFRVLPMEFAVEAQKLLGISLEGSVG from the coding sequence ATGAGCACCGCAACGCAGTCGATCGAGGAGCTCGCGCAGCAGGAGTACCGGTACGGCTTCGAGACCGACATCGAGGCCGATACGCTGCCGCGGGGCCTCAACGAGCACATTGTCAGGGCGCTTTCAGCCAAGAAGGAGGAGCCCGAGTGGCTCCTGGAGTGGCGCTTGAAGGCCTACCGCAAGTGGGTCACGATGGAGGCGCCGGACTGGCCGAACGTGCGCTACCCCGCCATCGATTACCAGGATATCATCTATTACGCTGCGCCCAAAGGCGCCAAGGAAGCGCCCAAGAGCCTGGACGAGGTGGACCCGGAGTTGCGCCGCACGTTCGAGAAGCTCGGTATCCCGCTGGAGGAGCAGAAGCTGCTCGCAGGCGTGGCTGTCGACGCCGTGTTCGATAGCGTGTCGGTCGCCACGACCTTCAAGGCCAAGTTGCGGGAGGCCGGCATCATCTTCTGCTCGTTCTCGGAGGCCGTCCGGGAGCATCCCGATCTGGTGCGTGAGTACATGGGCTCGGTCGTGCCCTATTCGGACAACTATTTTGCCGCGCTCAACGCCGCCGTGTTCAGCGACGGGACGTTCTGCTACATCCCGAAGGGCGTCCGATGCCCGATGGAGCTCTCGACCTACTTCCGCATCAACGCGCGCGACACGGGTCAGTTCGAACGGACGCTGATCGTGGCCGAGGCCGGCGCCTACGTGAGCTATCTGGAGGGCTGCACGGCGCCGAAGCGCGACGAGAACCAGCTTCACGCCGCCGTGGTCGAGTTGGTGGCCCATGAGAGCGCGACCATCAAATACTCGACCGTGCAAAACTGGTATCCCGGCGATAAAGAGGGGCGTGGAGGCATCTACAACTTCGTGACGAAGCGCGGCAAGTGCCAGGGCGCCAACGCAAAGATCACGTGGACGCAGGTGGAGACTGGATCGGCGATCACCTGGAAGTATCCGAGCTGCATCCTGCTTGGCGACAACTCGGTGGGCGAGTTCTACTCCGTGGCGGTGACCAACAACATGCAGCAGGCCGACACGGGCACAAAGATGATCCACATCGGCAGGAACACGCGCAGCACCATCGTCTCGAAGGGCATCTCGGCCGGCAAGGGGCAGAACACCTACCGGGGTCTCGTGAAGGTCAATCCGGGCGCCGTGGGGGCGCGCAACTACTCGCAGTGCGACTCGCTGTTGATCGGCGACCGCTGCGGGGCGCACACGTTCCCGTACATCGATGTACGCAACCCGACGGCGCAGGTGGAGCACGAGGCCTCAACCTCCAAGATCGGCGAGGACCAGATCTTCTACTGCCGGCAGCGCGGGCTGTCGACGGAAGACGCCGTGAACATGATCGTCAACGGCTTCTGTAAAGAGGTGTTCCGCGTGCTGCCGATGGAGTTCGCCGTGGAGGCGCAGAAGCTGCTGGGCATCAGCCTGGAGGGCAGCGTCGGCTAG
- a CDS encoding LysM peptidoglycan-binding domain-containing protein → MKRLACALALSGAVCAMVSSAPGALAAPARSSSGLQLSVITPDPDTIADRLSLDVSFRGGHVEAVELYLDNALVAKRQLGTAQSRGIITFSLDTVLLSEGSHDLLVKAVGPDGRSVTTSTRVRIPGVDLSAPVRIAYPRNGIEVSGTVPIRVDLTPNLQRQKPYVTFFVDRELKVLRNYPPYEYVWDTTHVTNGWHQIEAWTQAADAGSPFKARPVHVNVNNSGGQTRKQDVVPDLRAGGDPSKPVVLKPEPARTGAAPVDGAIGTNARKASAASARPVRGRTVTAEPSSVGYAARTAPAGPRAVVGDAGPTMGARLPRLMGGAVVQPPMRIASATQPRGTQPGLTDSEALYAVVAPGRGASSTVTVQPGETLLSISRATGARPADIARLNNLPADRRIKAGASLVVPRSGAFDIAFNGVVLAFDVQPRIQAGVKLAPFRQIFEHTGGRLYWFGGDAQTVKAVNATRDIELRIGSDRAQVNNHALTMEHAPFIESGRTIVPLTFIRDALGVSIHFDRRTGRLLIESK, encoded by the coding sequence ATGAAGAGGTTGGCTTGCGCTCTCGCGCTGAGCGGAGCCGTATGCGCGATGGTGAGCAGCGCTCCTGGCGCGCTTGCCGCTCCGGCGCGGTCGTCGAGCGGGCTGCAGCTCTCGGTGATCACGCCCGATCCGGACACGATCGCCGACCGCCTCTCGCTCGACGTCAGCTTCCGGGGAGGACACGTCGAGGCCGTCGAGCTCTATCTCGACAACGCGCTCGTCGCCAAACGCCAGCTCGGCACGGCTCAGTCGAGGGGCATCATCACCTTCTCCCTCGACACCGTACTGCTCAGCGAAGGCAGCCACGACCTTCTCGTGAAGGCCGTGGGCCCCGACGGCAGGTCGGTCACCACCTCCACCCGCGTGCGCATTCCCGGGGTCGACCTCTCGGCGCCCGTGCGCATCGCCTACCCACGAAACGGCATCGAGGTCAGCGGCACCGTCCCCATTCGCGTTGACCTGACGCCGAATCTGCAGCGACAGAAGCCGTACGTCACCTTCTTCGTCGACCGCGAGCTGAAGGTCCTGCGCAACTACCCGCCGTACGAGTACGTGTGGGACACCACGCACGTAACGAACGGCTGGCACCAGATCGAGGCGTGGACTCAGGCCGCCGACGCGGGCTCGCCCTTCAAGGCCCGCCCGGTCCACGTCAACGTCAACAACTCCGGCGGACAGACGCGCAAGCAGGACGTCGTCCCGGACCTGCGTGCCGGCGGCGACCCCTCCAAGCCGGTCGTGCTGAAGCCCGAGCCAGCGCGCACGGGCGCGGCGCCCGTCGACGGAGCGATCGGTACGAATGCCCGCAAGGCGTCCGCAGCCTCGGCCCGACCTGTTCGCGGCCGCACCGTGACGGCCGAGCCCAGTTCGGTCGGCTACGCGGCGCGAACCGCCCCGGCCGGTCCGCGCGCCGTCGTCGGCGACGCCGGACCGACCATGGGTGCTCGCCTGCCCCGCCTGATGGGTGGTGCCGTCGTGCAGCCCCCGATGCGCATCGCCAGCGCCACCCAACCGCGCGGCACGCAGCCAGGCCTCACCGACAGCGAGGCGCTCTACGCTGTCGTGGCGCCGGGCCGCGGCGCCAGCAGCACCGTGACCGTGCAGCCGGGCGAGACGCTGCTCAGCATCAGCCGAGCCACCGGCGCCCGCCCGGCGGACATCGCTCGGCTCAACAATCTGCCCGCCGACAGGCGGATCAAGGCCGGCGCCTCGCTGGTCGTCCCGCGCTCCGGCGCGTTCGACATCGCCTTCAACGGCGTCGTGCTCGCGTTCGATGTGCAGCCGCGCATCCAGGCCGGCGTCAAGCTCGCCCCGTTCCGCCAGATCTTCGAGCACACGGGCGGTCGGCTCTACTGGTTCGGCGGAGATGCACAGACCGTGAAGGCGGTCAACGCCACGCGCGACATCGAGCTCCGCATCGGCAGCGACCGGGCCCAGGTGAACAACCACGCGCTCACCATGGAGCACGCCCCATTCATCGAAAGCGGCCGGACGATCGTCCCGCTGACGTTCATCCGCGACGCCCTCGGCGTGAGCATCCACTTCGATCGCCGTACCGGCCGACTGCTCATCGAGAGCAAGTAG
- the sufD gene encoding Fe-S cluster assembly protein SufD encodes MTQVQDQLLRLPEWERYLSQAPARGPAAARRFSEAGAERFAALGVPRSRDEEWRFTPLAPLVEAGFALPDAADLEGARAALESVAPRGMTAARLVWVNGRYAPGLSEVSGLPARARVGSLAAAWLDEPELLEANLRAGLGEEGHPFSSLNAALAEDGALVWVPDHVVVETPIHLVFVGQGGGTAAMAHPRSLVLAGRRASCTVLESYVASGAFWTNPVTELVLGEDATVDHYRVQRDDDTAFHVGRTDARIARGGQLTSHAFTFGAAFTRNDVTALLGGEDIDCTLNGLYLSDGRRLVDNHTAIDHAHPHCGSHELYKGVINGRGRGVFNGKILVRLDAQKTDARQTNQVLLLSDESQIQTKPQLEIFADDVKCTHGATVGQLDADALFYLRSRGIDAHEARAMLVHAFARDIVDRVRLEPVRELLDEALRSRLPRARAMAGA; translated from the coding sequence ATGACACAGGTCCAGGACCAGTTGCTGCGTTTGCCGGAGTGGGAGCGGTATCTTAGCCAGGCGCCCGCGCGCGGGCCCGCCGCGGCCCGCCGGTTCAGCGAGGCCGGCGCCGAGCGTTTCGCCGCGCTCGGAGTGCCCCGATCGCGCGACGAGGAGTGGCGCTTCACCCCGCTCGCGCCGCTCGTGGAGGCCGGTTTCGCACTGCCCGACGCGGCGGACCTCGAAGGTGCGCGCGCCGCGCTCGAGAGCGTGGCCCCCCGGGGGATGACCGCTGCGCGGCTGGTGTGGGTGAACGGCCGCTACGCGCCAGGGCTCTCCGAGGTGTCCGGTCTGCCGGCGCGTGCGCGGGTCGGCTCGCTGGCCGCAGCATGGCTAGATGAGCCCGAGTTGCTGGAGGCCAACCTGCGGGCCGGCCTGGGCGAGGAAGGGCACCCCTTCTCGTCGCTCAACGCCGCTCTCGCCGAGGACGGCGCGCTCGTGTGGGTGCCGGACCACGTGGTCGTCGAGACGCCGATTCATCTGGTCTTCGTCGGCCAGGGAGGTGGGACGGCGGCGATGGCCCATCCGCGCTCGCTCGTGCTCGCCGGCCGCCGTGCCTCGTGCACCGTGCTCGAGAGCTACGTGGCGTCCGGGGCCTTCTGGACGAACCCCGTCACCGAGCTCGTGCTGGGCGAGGACGCGACCGTCGACCACTACCGGGTGCAGCGCGATGACGACACCGCGTTCCACGTGGGGCGGACCGACGCGCGCATCGCGCGCGGCGGGCAGCTCACGTCGCACGCGTTCACGTTCGGCGCGGCGTTCACGCGCAACGACGTTACCGCGCTCCTCGGCGGCGAGGATATCGACTGCACGCTGAACGGGCTCTACTTGAGTGACGGCCGGCGGCTCGTCGACAACCACACCGCGATCGACCACGCGCACCCGCATTGCGGTAGCCACGAGCTCTACAAGGGCGTCATCAACGGGCGCGGGCGCGGCGTGTTCAACGGCAAGATCCTGGTGCGGCTCGACGCGCAGAAGACCGACGCGCGCCAGACCAACCAGGTACTGTTGCTCTCCGACGAGTCGCAGATCCAGACCAAGCCGCAGCTCGAGATCTTCGCCGACGACGTGAAGTGCACCCACGGCGCCACGGTAGGCCAGCTCGACGCCGACGCGCTGTTCTACCTGCGATCGCGCGGCATCGACGCGCACGAGGCGCGCGCCATGCTGGTGCACGCCTTCGCTCGCGACATCGTCGATCGCGTGCGCTTGGAGCCGGTGCGCGAGCTTCTCGATGAGGCGCTGCGAAGCCGCCTGCCGCGGGCTCGGGCGATGGCCGGCGCGTGA
- a CDS encoding cysteine desulfurase — MDVGRVRADFPILGQRVHGRPLVYLDNAATTQKPAVVIEALRRYYEADNANIHRGVHALSQRATAAYERARERVRAYINAASEREVIFVRGTTEAINLVAQSHGRSRLGPGDEVVVTAMEHHSNIVPWQLVCQQTGAKLRVAPMTDEGELRLDCLAGMVGERTRIVSAVHVSNSLGTINPVREIVEIAHAAGAVVLLDGAQAVAHLPIDVRELGCDFYAFSGHKLYGPTGIGVLYGREHLLDAMPPYQGGGDMINTVSFEQTTFAALPAKFEAGTPNISGAIGLAAAIEYLEGLDMAAVRRHEEELLDRMGRAIASVDGVRLVGTASRKSGIVSFVMEGVHPHDIGTVLDMEGVAIRTGHHCTQPVMQRLGLPATARASLAIYNTPAEVDALAEGLRRVKEVLL, encoded by the coding sequence CTGGACGTGGGGCGAGTGCGCGCCGACTTCCCGATCCTCGGGCAACGCGTGCACGGGCGGCCGCTGGTCTATCTGGACAACGCGGCCACCACGCAGAAGCCCGCCGTCGTCATCGAAGCGCTGCGGCGCTACTACGAGGCGGACAACGCCAACATCCACCGCGGCGTTCACGCCCTCAGCCAGCGCGCGACGGCGGCCTACGAGCGGGCCCGCGAGCGCGTCCGCGCCTACATCAACGCGGCCAGTGAGCGCGAGGTCATCTTCGTCCGTGGGACCACCGAAGCGATCAACCTGGTAGCCCAGAGCCACGGGCGCTCGCGCCTGGGCCCGGGCGACGAGGTGGTGGTGACCGCGATGGAGCACCACTCCAACATCGTCCCCTGGCAGCTCGTGTGCCAGCAGACCGGCGCGAAGCTGCGCGTAGCGCCGATGACCGACGAGGGCGAGCTTCGTTTGGACTGCCTGGCCGGCATGGTCGGCGAGCGGACGCGCATCGTCTCCGCGGTTCACGTCTCCAACTCGCTTGGCACCATCAACCCCGTGCGCGAGATCGTCGAGATCGCGCACGCGGCGGGCGCCGTGGTGCTGCTCGACGGCGCGCAAGCCGTGGCGCACCTACCGATCGACGTGCGGGAGCTTGGCTGCGACTTCTACGCCTTTTCCGGCCATAAGCTCTACGGGCCGACGGGGATCGGCGTGCTCTACGGCCGGGAGCACCTTCTGGACGCGATGCCGCCCTACCAGGGAGGTGGCGATATGATCAACACGGTCAGCTTCGAGCAGACCACTTTCGCCGCCCTGCCAGCGAAGTTCGAGGCCGGCACGCCCAACATATCGGGAGCGATCGGGCTCGCCGCCGCTATCGAGTACCTGGAGGGCCTCGACATGGCGGCGGTCCGGCGGCACGAGGAGGAACTCCTCGATCGCATGGGCCGCGCCATCGCCTCGGTGGACGGGGTGCGGCTGGTAGGCACGGCAAGTCGCAAGAGCGGCATCGTCTCATTCGTGATGGAGGGCGTGCACCCGCACGACATCGGCACGGTCCTCGACATGGAGGGGGTGGCCATCCGCACGGGCCATCACTGCACACAGCCCGTGATGCAGCGGCTGGGGCTGCCGGCGACGGCGCGCGCCTCGCTGGCCATCTACAACACGCCGGCGGAGGTCGACGCGCTCGCGGAGGGCCTGCGGCGAGTCAAGGAGGTGCTTCTCTAG
- a CDS encoding cytochrome b/b6 domain-containing protein — protein sequence MPNRRAHVPLPLAVLLAVAAPACLLIAATAQDAGQSTPIAREDVGACMACHASEMGAHPPVSLGAPDASPHNDLKCQDCHSGITGAPHTARMLQRKAECGSCHGDALEQFMRSAHARSDKAHGDHPTCVSCHGKGDPHAVTRPAALSRRDRVALCSDCHAQKARMARYGVDTDAVPSYEESFHGKAFLRFGMTRAAICTDCHRHHDVVSPADPTSPTSRGHAAATCAQAGCHPGARVNFAMSGANHLRLKVKQFPALRAEEAFFRWLTLGTVAVLLLGVALDLRKKVFARGAGLRSGRLVAATIAASFLLLVAALLLAYRGQGSARWSAAGAFGMMALALALHYARPRAARSRPTERHIPRFTVAQRWQHALLALSFTLLAVTGMPLRFAHVEWLQGGYTLFGGIAGARIAHRVGAVILMATWIWHTLFLLWRWRQHGFTLRSWSMWPARKDLADLAGAVRHYVGLSPEEPRYDRFQFREKFDYFAVYWGMPIMVFSGLVLWFPIYFGNRLPELGLAAAYIAHSDEAILALVAIVTWHLYNTHFNPDNFPMSPAWLTGTKSESEMVREHPLEMERLEQRVAASEPPALPSPTPREE from the coding sequence ATGCCCAACCGTCGTGCGCACGTCCCCCTTCCTCTCGCCGTGCTGCTCGCCGTCGCGGCGCCCGCATGCCTGCTCATCGCCGCGACGGCGCAGGACGCCGGGCAATCGACCCCGATCGCTCGCGAAGACGTGGGGGCGTGCATGGCCTGCCACGCCTCCGAGATGGGCGCCCACCCTCCGGTCAGCCTCGGCGCGCCGGACGCCTCACCGCACAACGACCTCAAGTGCCAGGACTGCCACTCCGGCATCACCGGCGCGCCGCACACGGCCCGGATGCTCCAGCGCAAGGCAGAGTGCGGGTCCTGCCACGGGGACGCGCTTGAGCAGTTCATGCGGAGCGCCCACGCTCGCTCGGACAAGGCGCATGGCGACCATCCGACGTGCGTGTCGTGTCACGGCAAGGGCGACCCGCACGCGGTGACGCGGCCGGCGGCCCTGTCGCGGCGTGACCGCGTGGCCCTGTGCAGCGACTGCCACGCTCAGAAAGCGCGCATGGCGCGGTACGGCGTTGATACGGACGCGGTGCCCTCCTACGAGGAGAGCTTCCACGGCAAGGCGTTCCTTCGCTTCGGCATGACGCGCGCGGCCATCTGCACCGACTGCCATCGCCACCACGACGTGGTGTCGCCCGCGGACCCGACCTCGCCGACGAGTCGAGGGCATGCGGCGGCTACCTGCGCGCAGGCAGGATGCCACCCGGGAGCCAGGGTCAACTTCGCGATGTCCGGCGCAAACCACCTGCGGTTGAAAGTGAAGCAATTCCCGGCGCTGCGGGCAGAGGAGGCGTTCTTCCGCTGGCTGACGCTGGGGACGGTCGCGGTGCTGCTGCTCGGGGTGGCGCTCGACCTGAGGAAGAAGGTGTTCGCCCGCGGCGCGGGCCTGCGGTCCGGGCGGCTCGTGGCCGCGACCATCGCGGCGAGCTTCCTGCTCCTGGTGGCCGCGTTGCTCCTGGCCTACCGAGGCCAGGGCTCCGCCCGGTGGAGCGCTGCCGGGGCGTTCGGCATGATGGCGCTTGCCCTCGCCCTCCACTATGCCAGGCCGCGCGCGGCGCGCTCGCGCCCCACGGAGCGGCACATTCCGCGCTTCACGGTGGCGCAGCGGTGGCAGCACGCGCTCCTCGCGCTGAGCTTCACCCTGCTTGCCGTGACCGGAATGCCGCTGCGCTTCGCGCACGTGGAATGGCTTCAGGGGGGGTATACGCTCTTCGGCGGCATCGCCGGCGCGCGGATCGCCCACCGCGTGGGCGCCGTCATCCTGATGGCCACCTGGATCTGGCACACGCTCTTCCTGCTCTGGCGCTGGCGCCAGCACGGCTTCACGCTGCGATCGTGGTCGATGTGGCCCGCGCGCAAGGACCTGGCCGACCTCGCGGGCGCAGTGCGTCACTACGTGGGGCTCAGCCCCGAGGAGCCACGCTACGACCGCTTTCAGTTTCGCGAGAAGTTCGACTACTTCGCGGTCTACTGGGGCATGCCGATCATGGTCTTCTCCGGCCTGGTCCTCTGGTTCCCGATCTACTTCGGCAACCGCCTACCCGAGCTCGGGCTGGCGGCGGCGTACATCGCGCACAGCGACGAGGCGATCCTGGCCCTCGTGGCCATCGTCACCTGGCACCTGTACAACACGCACTTCAACCCGGATAACTTCCCGATGAGCCCGGCATGGCTGACCGGAACGAAGAGCGAATCCGAGATGGTGCGCGAGCACCCGCTCGAGATGGAGCGTCTGGAGCAGCGAGTCGCCGCGTCCGAGCCGCCGGCCCTGCCTTCGCCCACCCCTCGCGAGGAGTGA
- a CDS encoding iron-sulfur cluster assembly accessory protein translates to MTRVQDPQANGAVVALTPAAVRQVRFRMERQGKAGHCLRLGVRGGGCSGYSYTMAFVEEPTGRDTTYLVDDLRVVVDPKSARLLAGATLDYSLSNLLEGGWTWTNPLAARTCGCGTSFAAE, encoded by the coding sequence ATGACGCGCGTGCAGGACCCGCAGGCGAACGGGGCCGTGGTGGCCCTGACCCCGGCGGCCGTGAGGCAGGTTCGGTTTCGGATGGAGCGACAGGGCAAGGCCGGCCACTGTCTTCGCCTCGGCGTACGCGGGGGCGGGTGTTCCGGGTACTCCTACACCATGGCGTTCGTCGAGGAGCCGACAGGGCGTGACACGACATATCTCGTCGACGACCTGCGAGTAGTCGTCGACCCGAAGAGCGCCAGGCTGCTGGCCGGCGCCACACTCGACTACAGCCTGAGCAACCTGCTGGAGGGCGGCTGGACCTGGACGAACCCGCTCGCCGCTCGCACTTGCGGCTGCGGCACCTCCTTCGCGGCGGAGTAG
- the sufC gene encoding Fe-S cluster assembly ATPase SufC, which translates to MLEIRGLHASVAGTEILKGVDLSVRAGEVHAIMGPNGSGKSTLARVLAGHTDYEVTAGEVTYRGNDLLGMEPEERAREGVFMAFQYPVEIPGVNNAYFLKAAVNAMRKHRGEEELDAVEFMGLVRRKMKVLDMDPGLLNRPVNEGFSGGEKKRNEIFQMAVLEPALAILDETDSGLDIDALKVVANGVNALRGPEHSCIVVTHYQRLLNYIVPDYVHVLSGGRIARSGGKELALELEEKGYGWIEGEAASAPLVSA; encoded by the coding sequence ATGCTTGAGATCAGAGGGCTGCACGCCAGCGTGGCTGGTACGGAGATACTCAAGGGCGTCGACCTGTCGGTGCGAGCCGGCGAGGTTCACGCCATCATGGGGCCAAATGGCTCCGGCAAGAGCACGCTCGCCCGGGTGCTTGCCGGGCACACCGACTACGAGGTGACCGCCGGCGAGGTGACCTACCGCGGGAACGACCTGCTTGGGATGGAGCCGGAGGAGCGCGCGCGCGAGGGCGTCTTCATGGCGTTCCAGTATCCCGTGGAGATCCCTGGCGTCAACAACGCCTACTTCCTGAAGGCAGCCGTCAACGCCATGCGCAAGCACCGAGGGGAGGAGGAGCTTGACGCCGTCGAGTTCATGGGACTCGTACGCCGCAAGATGAAGGTCCTGGACATGGACCCTGGCCTTCTGAACCGGCCCGTGAACGAGGGCTTCTCCGGCGGCGAGAAGAAGCGCAACGAGATCTTCCAGATGGCCGTCCTCGAGCCGGCCCTGGCCATCCTGGACGAGACGGACTCCGGACTGGACATCGACGCGCTCAAGGTGGTCGCCAACGGGGTTAACGCGCTGCGCGGCCCGGAGCACTCGTGCATCGTGGTGACGCACTACCAGCGCCTGCTGAACTACATCGTGCCCGACTACGTTCACGTCCTCTCCGGCGGGCGAATCGCGCGCTCCGGCGGCAAGGAGCTCGCGCTGGAACTGGAAGAGAAGGGGTACGGCTGGATCGAGGGCGAGGCGGCCTCCGCACCGCTCGTGAGCGCATGA
- a CDS encoding Rrf2 family transcriptional regulator, translated as MLGLTKKTDYALLALSYLARGESGQVVRTKTIAEQFDIPSELLAKILQKLARSGMLTSTPGPTGGYMLARSADEITIGGVVRAVEGSPALTQCLKSVDNECEQRGKCTIRGPLERVNARVFQMLDRTTLTEITAPETGAPGAGNPPCLAGEGGLVAAAHIRPAVPEAARVEAGASRRGAT; from the coding sequence ATGCTTGGCCTGACGAAGAAGACCGACTACGCGCTCCTCGCCCTCTCGTACCTGGCCCGGGGTGAGAGCGGACAGGTCGTGCGGACGAAGACGATCGCGGAGCAGTTCGACATTCCCTCGGAGTTGCTCGCGAAGATCCTTCAGAAGCTTGCCAGGAGCGGCATGCTCACCTCGACCCCAGGACCGACCGGCGGGTACATGCTGGCGCGCTCGGCCGACGAGATCACGATTGGCGGGGTGGTGCGCGCCGTGGAGGGGTCACCCGCGCTGACACAGTGTCTCAAGTCGGTGGACAACGAGTGTGAGCAGCGCGGGAAGTGCACCATTCGCGGTCCGCTGGAGCGCGTCAACGCGCGGGTCTTCCAGATGCTGGACCGCACCACCTTGACCGAGATCACGGCACCGGAGACCGGCGCGCCAGGGGCCGGCAACCCGCCTTGCCTGGCCGGCGAGGGTGGCCTCGTGGCCGCGGCCCACATCCGGCCGGCAGTGCCGGAGGCGGCGCGCGTCGAGGCCGGCGCCAGCCGAAGAGGAGCCACATGA
- a CDS encoding DUF59 domain-containing protein, which produces MSETTEHAPTATKPFNALLIEGDAIEALKTVYDPEIPVDIYELGLIYDVRIAADGVVTVEMTLTSPACPAAGAIPLEVEEKIRCIPGVTDVIVDIVWDPPWTPERMSEAAKLELGFF; this is translated from the coding sequence ATGAGCGAGACGACCGAGCACGCGCCGACCGCCACGAAGCCGTTCAACGCCCTTCTCATCGAGGGCGACGCGATCGAGGCGCTCAAGACGGTCTACGACCCCGAGATCCCGGTCGACATCTACGAGCTCGGCCTGATCTACGACGTGCGCATCGCCGCCGACGGGGTGGTCACCGTGGAGATGACGCTGACCTCGCCGGCCTGCCCGGCGGCGGGTGCGATCCCGCTGGAGGTCGAGGAGAAGATCCGCTGCATCCCCGGCGTGACCGACGTGATCGTCGACATCGTCTGGGATCCACCATGGACTCCGGAGCGGATGTCCGAGGCGGCGAAGCTGGAGTTGGGCTTCTTCTGA
- a CDS encoding SUF system NifU family Fe-S cluster assembly protein, protein MSDLRELYQEVILDHNRHPRNFRAPEGANVEAVGHNPLCGDQLTVFLRLQGGRVAEAGFQGSGCAISKASASMMTDAVKGKTVEEIRRLFEGFHDMVTGKLGDVDPDEMGKLLAFAGVSEFPARVKCASLAWHTLQAALASSGTVVTTE, encoded by the coding sequence GTGTCGGACCTGCGCGAGCTGTACCAGGAGGTGATCCTGGACCACAACCGGCATCCGCGCAACTTCCGCGCTCCCGAAGGCGCCAACGTCGAGGCGGTCGGCCACAACCCACTCTGCGGCGATCAGCTCACGGTCTTCCTGCGCCTGCAGGGCGGCCGCGTAGCGGAGGCCGGCTTCCAGGGCAGCGGCTGCGCCATCTCGAAGGCGTCCGCATCGATGATGACGGACGCCGTCAAGGGCAAGACCGTGGAGGAGATCCGGCGGCTCTTCGAGGGGTTCCACGACATGGTTACCGGCAAACTGGGCGACGTGGACCCGGACGAGATGGGGAAGCTGCTGGCGTTTGCCGGGGTGTCGGAGTTCCCGGCTCGCGTGAAGTGCGCGAGCCTGGCCTGGCACACGCTTCAGGCCGCGCTCGCCTCCAGCGGGACGGTCGTGACGACGGAGTAA